One Setaria viridis chromosome 5, Setaria_viridis_v4.0, whole genome shotgun sequence genomic region harbors:
- the LOC117854930 gene encoding probable glutathione S-transferase GSTF1, producing the protein MAMKVYGPAASTNVARVLVCLEEVGAEYELVPVDMPSGEHKSPEHVARNPFGQVPAFQDGDLILSESRAISKYILRKAGSDLLRESNLSESAMVDVWLEVENGHFSSAMSPIIFQTLIVPNFLGGKTDTKIVEENVRKLKTALEVYESRLSKFKYLAGDFVSLADISHFPAAYYLLGGPHASVLDAYPHVKAWIAEVMDRPSAKKVAELMKMPSA; encoded by the exons ATGGCTATGAAGGTGTACGGGCCAGCAGCGTCGACGAACGTGGCACGCGTTCTGGTCTGCCTGGAGGAGGTTGGCGCAGAGTACGAACTAGTGCCCGTCGACATGCCCTCCGGCGAGCATAAGAGCCCAGAACATGTTGCCCGCAAT CCCTTCGGTCAGGTCCCAGCTTTCCAGGACGGTGATCTGATTCTTTCCG AGTCCCGTGCAATTTCAAAGTACATCCTTCGCAAAGCCGGGTCCGATCTTCTCCGAGAAAGCAACCTCTCCGAGTCTGCAATGGTGGACGTTTGGCTGGAGGTGGAGAATGGGCACTTCAGCAGCGCCATGTCGCCGATCATCTTCCAGACGTTGATCGTCCCCAATTTCCTGGGCGGCAAAACCGACACGAAAATCGTCGAGGAGAATGTAAGGAAGCTGAAGACGGCCCTGGAGGTTTACGAGTCGCGTCTGTCCAAGTTCAAGTACTTAGCCGGAGATTTTGTCAGCCTAGCGGACATCAGCCATTTTCCGGCAGCTTACTACCTGCTGGGTGGGCCCCATGCGTCAGTGCTTGATGCGTATCCACATGTCAAGGCTTGGATCGCCGAGGTCATGGACAGGCCGAGCGCGAAGAAGGTCGCGGAGCTCATGAAGATGCCATCAGCCTGA
- the LOC117854929 gene encoding probable glutathione S-transferase GSTF1 yields MAPVKVFGPAMSTNVARVLVCLEEVGAEYEVVNIDFQAKEHKGPEHLARNPFGQIPAFQDGDVVLFESRAISKYILRKYKSAETDLLREGNLREAAMVDVWTEVEAHQYNPALSPVVYECLINPTMRGVPTNQKVVDESLEKLRKVVHVYEARLSKSKYLAGDFLSFADLNHFPYTFYFMATPHASLFDSYPHVKAWWERLMARPSMKKLGASMAPKP; encoded by the exons ATGGCGCCGGTGAAGGTGTTCGGACCGGCGATGTCGACGAACGTGGCGCGGGTGCTGGTGTGCCTGGAGGAGGTGGGCGCCGAGTACGAGGTCGTCAACATCGACTTCCAGGCCAAGGAGCACAAGGGCCCCGAGCACCTCGCCAGGAAC CCATTCGGCCAAATCCCCGCGTTCCAGGACGGTGACGTCGTGCTCTTCG AGTCCCGAGCAATCTCCAAGTACATTCTCCGCAAGTACAAATCAGCTGAGACCGACCTCCTGCGAGAAGGCAACCTCAGGGAAGCGGCCATGGTGGACGTGTGGACGGAGGTGGAGGCGCACCAGTACAACCCGGCGCTCTCGCCCGTCGTGTACGAGTGCCTCATCAACCCGACCATGCGAGGCGTCCCCACCAACCAGAAGGTGGTGGACGAGAGCCTGGAGAAGCTCCGGAAGGTGGTCCATGTCTACGAGGCGCGCCTGTCCAAGAGCAAGTACCTCGCCGGGGACTTCCTCAGCTTCGCGGACCTCAACCACTTCCCCTACACCTTCTACTTCATGGCCACGCCGCACGCATCGCTCTTCGACTCGTACCCGCACGTCAAGGCCTGGTGGGAGAGGCTCATGGCGAGGCCGTCTATGAAGAAGCTCGGCGCCAGCATGGCCCCGAAGCCTTGA